The DNA region AGTTGATTCTTGTTCTTTGAATTTTAGTAATAATATTCATTCCTGTGCAGGGTACTATGAGATTGGGTAGGCTAGCCAAGGCACTAGCTATCGATGTAAATATAAAACGCAGGGAAAAAGGATTACTTCCTCGTGCAGTAAATTTTCTCAATTCCAGtactatttttttcttacttagGGAAATTTATTGACAGTCAAGGTTTTTGTTTTCCTATGATCTTTTTGGTGCAAAGGTTTAATGGAATCTTATAATAATCTATTATGTGAGAAACTGAGAATTGATGCACATAAATGTCATTGGACGGCATATTTTCCTTTAAGTACCTGACTGTTGCTAGCTTTCAGGTTCGAGCTGGCATAGTTGGTTATCCGAATGTTGGTAAATCATCTTTGATTAACCGTTTGCTGAAGAAGCGCATGTGTCAAGCTGCTCCAAGGCCTGGTGTTACAAGAGTACTCAAGTATGCTATCTTCTTTTAGGATGCTATATTATTATCTccatattaaaatgaaattaaaaatcttaGGGCTATGTTTGGATGTGGATAgttgaaattagaattatttttccaattttactagaattggaattgaattacaattaaattcttatgtttgttgaAATCTAGAATTGCAATTCCAAATTTAGAATGATGAAATTCAATCTTAAAgagacatatatatttgaatttcaattgattattttaagtcatcaaacaaattgattatttagaattgtaccccaatttcaattctaattttaattccGCCTGAACCAAATAGCTTACATGTTATTGTAAACAAGAGGTTAAGCTCAATGAGGAGAAGGTAGATATTTTAATGGTGCAATTGTTCGAACAAACAGACCATTAATTTAACATCAAGTATGTCATCTTGGTCTTAAATTATTGTGATTGGAATTGTTGTTGTCTCAaagatatttttcttcattGGTTATAACATTTCcctttttctattttctttggAAAGATGGGTTCGATTCGGGAATGATCTTGAGCTTCTTGATTCACCTGGTATCATCCCAGTGCGAATAAGTGATCAAACAGCAGCTATAAAACTCGCCATATGTGATGACATTGGAGAGAGATCATATGATTTTACTGATGTTGCTGCGATTTTAGTGAAGATGCTATCAAAACATCCATCAATAGGTCTTGTCTGTACCTTGCCTGGCTTTGTTCTTGTCCATGTTTTACCATGCCATTCTTAAATATACAAGGTTTATATCTTTGTTTCATTTTAGGTCCAACAGCTCTTTATGACCGCTACAAGATTGAAACAGATGGCATCTGCGGTAAAATGTATGGTTAAGGATTTTTGTTGAGTATATCCCTACTTCTATGGGGGGTGTCTTATTTGAATTTCTGTCTCCAGATTTGTTGAGAAGCTTGCACTTAGGCTGTTCAATGGTGACACAAATCAGGCAGCATTCCGAGTATTGACAGACTTCCGCAAAGGGAAATTTGGTTGGTTTGCACTGGAAAGACCACCCACTTAGGCATCAGTTTTCCTTGAGGATATTATTATGGAACTGCTTCAgttgagatata from Impatiens glandulifera chromosome 5, dImpGla2.1, whole genome shotgun sequence includes:
- the LOC124940334 gene encoding DAR GTPase 3, chloroplastic, with protein sequence MAVQLCGLWIPNHTASGLHHCQSRLQPQALAVSSTTSLSSSASIKIVGSNTSPGLHGIENSNMNNVFDLSREEDDWVSLEADLYHWTKSLRPVQWYPGHIAKTEKELKEQLKLMDVVIEVRDARIPMSTSHPLMDSWLGTRKRILVLNREDMISSADRNAWAAYFASQGTKVVFSNGQHGMGTMRLGRLAKALAIDVNIKRREKGLLPRAVRAGIVGYPNVGKSSLINRLLKKRMCQAAPRPGVTRVLKWVRFGNDLELLDSPGIIPVRISDQTAAIKLAICDDIGERSYDFTDVAAILVKMLSKHPSIGPTALYDRYKIETDGICGKIFVEKLALRLFNGDTNQAAFRVLTDFRKGKFGWFALERPPT